In Nocardioides cavernae, a single genomic region encodes these proteins:
- a CDS encoding acetate/propionate family kinase, whose translation MTERVLVLNAGSSSLKYRLLDGSTGAAEASGTVERIGEDSGILTHSVGGEEHAEERRIADFEDALRSALDAFDRHGPAIDTSQLAAVGHRVVHGGDLFSEPVVVDDRLLATVEDLVPLAPLHNPANLEGLRVARRLFPDVPQVAVFDTAFHQTMPEHAYTYAVPLAWREEHRIRRYGFHGTSYAFVSRRAAELLGRPVEDTNLVVLHLGNGASAAAVRGGRSVDTSMGLTPLEGLVMGTRSGDLDPAIHGHLHRELGWSLDEIDRALYRDSGLRGLSGVNDFRELTRRMAAGDEAARLAFDVYAYRVRKYVGAYYAALGELHAVVFTGGVGQHSAELRAAALDGLFRLGIVLDPDRNEAPATDARAVSADGSAVAVLVVPTDEEWEIARQALEVVRR comes from the coding sequence GTGACGGAGCGGGTGCTGGTCCTCAACGCGGGGTCGTCGTCGCTGAAGTACCGCCTGCTCGACGGCAGCACCGGCGCCGCCGAGGCGTCCGGGACGGTGGAGCGGATCGGTGAGGACAGCGGCATCCTGACGCACAGCGTCGGCGGCGAGGAGCACGCGGAGGAGCGACGCATCGCGGACTTCGAGGACGCGCTGCGCTCGGCGCTCGATGCCTTCGACCGGCACGGTCCGGCGATCGACACGAGCCAGCTGGCGGCGGTCGGGCACCGCGTCGTGCACGGCGGCGACCTCTTCTCCGAGCCGGTGGTCGTCGACGACCGGCTGCTCGCCACCGTGGAGGACCTCGTGCCGCTGGCCCCGCTGCACAACCCGGCCAACCTGGAGGGCCTCCGGGTCGCGCGACGACTCTTCCCCGACGTGCCGCAGGTCGCGGTCTTCGACACGGCGTTCCACCAGACGATGCCCGAGCACGCCTACACCTACGCCGTGCCGCTGGCCTGGCGCGAGGAGCACCGGATCCGGCGCTACGGCTTCCACGGCACGTCGTACGCGTTCGTCTCCCGCCGCGCCGCCGAGCTTCTCGGCCGGCCGGTCGAGGACACGAACCTCGTCGTGCTGCACCTCGGCAACGGCGCGTCCGCCGCCGCGGTCCGGGGCGGTCGGTCGGTCGACACGTCGATGGGGCTGACCCCGCTCGAGGGGCTGGTGATGGGCACCCGCTCCGGCGACCTCGACCCGGCGATCCACGGCCACCTGCACCGCGAGCTCGGCTGGTCGCTCGACGAGATCGACCGGGCCCTCTACCGCGACTCCGGGCTGCGCGGCCTCTCCGGGGTCAACGACTTCCGCGAGCTGACCCGCCGCATGGCCGCCGGCGACGAGGCAGCGAGGCTCGCCTTCGACGTCTACGCCTACCGCGTCCGCAAGTACGTCGGCGCCTACTACGCCGCTCTCGGCGAGCTGCACGCCGTCGTCTTCACCGGCGGAGTCGGCCAGCACAGCGCCGAGCTCAGGGCCGCCGCGCTCGACGGACTCTTCCGGCTCGGGATCGTGCTGGACCCGGACCGCAACGAGGCCCCGGCCACGGATGCCCGCGCCGTCTCGGCCGACGGCTCAGCGGTCGCCGTCCTCGTCGTCCCCACCGACGAGGAGTGGGAGATCGCCCGCCAGGCGCTCGAGGTCGTGCGCCGCTGA
- the pta gene encoding phosphate acetyltransferase produces MARSVYVAGVEGFTGKSAVALGVLEQLSRRVARVAVFRPVVRAEASTGDVHDYVLDLLVSHDAVSLSYDECAGVSYDDVHADPDGAMDRIVARYHQVAEQSDAVVVVGSDYTDVGAPAEFAFNARIAANLGAPVLLVLNGQGRGVDQLCTAAAMAQAELAANHATLFAVIANRVDTEATDRTATALRREGVPAFALPEQPLLSAPSVGDLMAACDGRLVRGDETQLAREVPGLVVAAMTLPNVLDRLFDGALVVTPGDRPEVVLGVLTAHQSASFPQISGIVLNGGLDLPEQIDRLLDGLEVALPIIATDLGTHATSTTLTNRRGRLDKDSPRKIATALTLFAEHVDGDELMNGLEVARTSVVTPLMFEHKVLDDAIADRRHIVLPEGEEERILRAADILLRRNVADLTLLGDPMIVRAKAAHLGIDVSGARLLSPYDEELRERFAQEYHQRRAHKGIDLEAARDIVVDVSYFGTMMVELGLADGMVSGAVHTTAHTIRPALEVIRTVPEVSVVSSVFFMCLKDQVLVYGDCAVNPDPTATQLADIAVASARTAAAFGVEPRVAMLSYSTGTSGSGTDVEKVTQATAMVRERAPDLLVEGPIQYDAAIDVAVARTKLPDSAVAGRATVFVFPDLNTGNNTYKAVQRSAGALAVGPVLQGLRKPVNDLSRGALVRDIVNTVAITAIQAQERS; encoded by the coding sequence ATGGCACGCAGCGTCTACGTGGCCGGCGTCGAGGGATTCACCGGCAAGTCCGCGGTCGCGCTCGGGGTGCTCGAGCAGCTGTCGCGACGGGTGGCACGGGTCGCGGTCTTCCGCCCCGTGGTCCGCGCCGAGGCATCGACCGGGGACGTCCACGACTACGTCCTCGACCTGCTCGTCTCGCACGACGCGGTCTCGTTGTCGTACGACGAGTGCGCGGGTGTCAGCTACGACGACGTGCACGCCGACCCGGACGGCGCGATGGACCGCATCGTCGCGCGCTACCACCAGGTCGCCGAGCAGAGCGACGCCGTGGTCGTCGTCGGCAGCGACTACACCGACGTCGGCGCCCCGGCGGAGTTCGCCTTCAACGCCCGCATCGCCGCCAACCTCGGCGCACCTGTCCTGCTGGTGCTCAACGGCCAGGGGAGAGGAGTCGACCAGCTCTGCACGGCGGCGGCGATGGCGCAGGCCGAGCTCGCCGCCAACCACGCGACGCTGTTCGCGGTCATCGCCAACCGCGTCGACACCGAGGCCACCGACCGGACGGCGACGGCGCTGCGCCGCGAGGGCGTACCCGCCTTCGCCCTGCCCGAGCAGCCCCTGCTCAGCGCCCCGTCGGTGGGCGACCTGATGGCGGCGTGCGACGGCCGCCTCGTGCGGGGCGACGAGACCCAGCTCGCGCGCGAGGTCCCCGGACTGGTGGTCGCCGCGATGACGCTGCCCAACGTCCTCGACCGGCTCTTCGACGGCGCACTCGTCGTCACGCCCGGTGACCGGCCCGAGGTGGTCCTCGGCGTCCTCACCGCCCACCAGTCGGCCAGCTTCCCGCAGATCTCCGGCATCGTGCTCAACGGCGGGCTCGACCTGCCGGAACAGATCGACCGGCTCCTCGACGGGCTCGAGGTGGCGCTGCCGATCATCGCGACCGACCTCGGCACCCACGCCACCTCCACGACGCTGACCAACCGCCGGGGACGCCTCGACAAGGACTCCCCGCGCAAGATCGCCACGGCCCTGACGCTCTTCGCCGAGCACGTCGACGGCGACGAGCTGATGAACGGCCTCGAGGTGGCGCGCACCTCGGTCGTCACGCCGTTGATGTTCGAGCACAAGGTCCTCGACGACGCGATCGCCGATCGTCGCCACATCGTGCTCCCGGAGGGGGAGGAGGAGCGCATCCTGCGCGCCGCCGACATCCTGCTGCGCCGCAACGTCGCCGACCTGACGCTGCTCGGCGACCCGATGATCGTCCGGGCGAAGGCCGCCCACCTCGGCATCGACGTGTCGGGCGCGCGCCTGCTCAGCCCGTACGACGAGGAGCTGCGCGAGCGGTTCGCACAGGAGTACCACCAGCGGCGCGCCCACAAGGGCATCGACCTCGAGGCGGCCCGCGACATCGTGGTCGACGTGTCGTACTTCGGCACGATGATGGTCGAGCTCGGCCTCGCCGACGGGATGGTGTCGGGGGCGGTGCACACCACCGCCCACACCATCCGTCCGGCTCTCGAGGTCATCCGCACGGTGCCCGAGGTGTCGGTGGTGTCGTCGGTCTTCTTCATGTGCCTCAAGGACCAGGTGCTCGTCTACGGCGACTGCGCGGTCAACCCCGATCCCACCGCCACCCAGCTCGCCGACATCGCGGTCGCGTCGGCCCGCACCGCCGCGGCGTTCGGCGTCGAGCCGCGGGTCGCGATGCTGTCGTACTCCACCGGCACCTCCGGCAGCGGCACGGACGTCGAGAAGGTCACCCAGGCGACGGCGATGGTGCGCGAGCGTGCGCCGGACCTGCTCGTCGAGGGCCCGATCCAGTACGACGCCGCGATCGACGTCGCAGTCGCGCGGACCAAGCTGCCCGACTCCGCCGTCGCCGGGCGGGCGACCGTCTTCGTCTTCCCCGACCTGAACACCGGCAACAACACCTACAAGGCCGTGCAGCGGTCGGCCGGCGCGCTGGCGGTCGGTCCGGTCCTGCAGGGCCTCCGCAAGCCGGTCAACGACCTCTCGCGCGGCGCGCTGGTGCGCGACATCGTCAACACGGTGGCGATCACCGCGATCCAGGCGCAGGAGCGGTCGTGA
- a CDS encoding NUDIX domain-containing protein, which yields MLRVVVGALVRDGRVLLGHRSPSKRANPDVWDLPGGVVEVGESEMEALTRELHEELGVRIAAESTAHLCRVVVGPADGPALLSAWLVTRWQGTPANLAPDEHLDIGWCGLTELPPLAHRLVRESLVRAARPATPHD from the coding sequence ATGCTGAGAGTCGTCGTCGGTGCGCTGGTCCGGGACGGTCGGGTGCTGCTCGGGCACCGGAGCCCGAGCAAGCGTGCGAACCCGGACGTGTGGGACCTGCCCGGTGGCGTCGTCGAGGTCGGCGAGTCGGAGATGGAGGCACTGACCCGCGAGCTGCACGAGGAGCTCGGCGTTCGGATCGCGGCCGAATCGACGGCCCACCTGTGTCGGGTCGTCGTCGGACCTGCGGACGGGCCGGCGCTGCTGAGCGCGTGGCTGGTGACCCGGTGGCAGGGGACACCGGCCAACCTCGCCCCCGACGAACACCTCGACATCGGGTGGTGCGGTCTGACAGAGCTGCCTCCCCTCGCGCACCGGCTCGTGCGCGAGAGCCTGGTCCGCGCGGCGCGGCCGGCCACGCCGCACGACTAG
- a CDS encoding bifunctional acetate--CoA ligase family protein/GNAT family N-acetyltransferase encodes MTDSVAPPLAARDWIAEPADVLLADGTVAVIRSLREDDRDAVLGLHESVSVDTLRLRFFSPSREAGRLYVDHLFAPDNTASAALVALVRGRVAGLATAELLSPDSAEVAFLVADEDRGRGLGSLLLEHLAALGRRHGVSRFEAEVLGDNYGMLRVFRAAGFGATRRTVAGEVEVELRTDASREAVEAADQREWRAAARSLRPLLHPASVAVVGVRRSAGGFGHGVLDAIRSSTYAGAVHVVHPAADVIDGLPTVRSLADLDGPVDLVVVAVPADGVAEVLRDAAANGAGAAVVISSGFSGNGSDERRHELLALARAHSLRLVGPNSQGVLANGAGLNATLLHDVPEVGGLAVASQSGGMGFALLDLARDVGLGVQAFVSLGDKVDVSSNDLLAAWMDDESVAAGALYLESFGNALKFARTARRFAEQKPLLAVVGGRSRARQDPSASSTVGVGVDALLDQSGVIACRTGAELTETALLLVQQPLPAGLRVCIVSNTGGVGALTTDRAGGQGMVVAPTSYDLSAALGAAVPGAVDVRNPVDLGADVTPAELTAALRAVLDAREADAVLVMLVANRLTDRNALFDAVARARPAGADTPLLLVTPGAAFDAARGLPGVTVYRSTDAAIGALGRAMRYAAWRRVPADQPEVELGTRGVHARTWARSRLADRRGEPEWLAPSAQSELLAPYGIHLVGRLAGGPDEAEAAAAEIGYPVAVKVADPTVLHKSDRGLVRIDLRTGSDVADAVRRFAEELGHDRVDVLVQPLVLGHLASVGLVRDPQLGPLVRVAGGAAGPVGSWADEVLLLPPVGAADAARAVRALRLWPQLVGDHGLEEVDLAPLEALVASVGRLAADVPHVSDLTLEPVVVNAHGLFCVDVKLRIAEPPDLDTGVPRRLRS; translated from the coding sequence CTCGGTGGCCCCACCCCTCGCCGCGCGGGACTGGATCGCGGAGCCCGCGGACGTGCTGCTCGCCGACGGGACCGTCGCGGTGATCCGGTCGCTGCGCGAGGACGACCGCGACGCCGTGCTCGGGCTGCACGAGTCGGTGTCCGTGGACACGCTGCGGCTGCGCTTCTTCTCCCCCAGCCGGGAGGCCGGTCGGCTCTACGTCGACCACCTCTTCGCCCCGGACAACACCGCGTCGGCGGCCCTGGTGGCGCTCGTGCGTGGCCGGGTCGCCGGCCTGGCGACCGCCGAGCTGCTCTCCCCCGACAGCGCCGAGGTCGCGTTCCTGGTCGCCGACGAGGACCGCGGCCGGGGCCTGGGCAGCCTGCTGCTGGAGCACCTCGCCGCGCTCGGCCGACGGCACGGGGTCAGCCGCTTCGAGGCGGAGGTCCTCGGCGACAACTACGGCATGCTCCGCGTCTTCCGCGCGGCCGGGTTCGGCGCCACCCGCCGGACGGTCGCGGGAGAGGTGGAGGTCGAGCTGCGCACCGATGCCTCCCGCGAGGCGGTCGAGGCGGCCGACCAGCGTGAGTGGCGCGCCGCCGCTCGGTCGCTCCGGCCGTTGCTGCACCCGGCGAGCGTCGCCGTGGTCGGCGTACGCCGGTCGGCGGGCGGCTTCGGGCACGGCGTGCTCGACGCGATCCGCAGCTCGACCTATGCCGGCGCCGTGCACGTGGTGCACCCGGCGGCCGACGTCATCGACGGGCTGCCGACCGTCCGCAGCCTGGCCGACCTCGACGGTCCGGTCGACCTCGTCGTCGTCGCGGTGCCGGCCGACGGGGTCGCCGAGGTGCTGCGCGACGCCGCCGCCAACGGAGCCGGGGCGGCGGTCGTCATCTCGTCGGGCTTCTCGGGCAACGGGAGCGACGAGCGCCGCCACGAGCTGCTCGCCCTGGCTCGCGCGCACAGCCTCCGCCTGGTCGGGCCCAACTCGCAGGGCGTGCTGGCCAACGGCGCCGGCCTCAACGCGACCCTCCTCCACGACGTGCCCGAGGTGGGTGGCCTGGCCGTCGCGTCCCAGTCGGGAGGCATGGGGTTCGCGCTGCTCGACCTCGCCCGTGACGTCGGCCTCGGCGTGCAGGCCTTCGTCTCCCTCGGCGACAAGGTCGACGTGTCGAGCAACGACCTCCTTGCGGCGTGGATGGACGACGAGTCGGTCGCGGCGGGCGCGCTCTACCTCGAGTCGTTCGGCAACGCGCTCAAGTTCGCCCGCACCGCTCGCCGGTTCGCCGAGCAGAAGCCGCTGCTGGCCGTGGTGGGCGGCCGCTCGCGCGCGCGGCAGGACCCGTCGGCCTCCTCGACCGTCGGCGTCGGCGTCGACGCGCTGCTCGACCAGTCGGGGGTGATCGCCTGCCGCACCGGTGCCGAGCTGACCGAGACCGCGCTGCTCCTCGTTCAGCAGCCGCTGCCCGCCGGGCTCCGGGTGTGCATCGTGTCCAACACCGGTGGCGTGGGCGCCCTCACGACCGACCGGGCCGGCGGCCAGGGCATGGTCGTCGCGCCGACGTCGTACGACCTGAGCGCCGCCCTAGGTGCCGCCGTGCCGGGCGCGGTCGACGTCCGCAACCCGGTGGACCTCGGAGCCGACGTCACGCCTGCCGAGCTCACCGCAGCGCTCCGCGCCGTGCTCGACGCGCGCGAGGCCGATGCCGTCCTGGTGATGCTGGTGGCCAACCGGCTGACCGACCGCAACGCGCTCTTCGACGCCGTCGCCCGGGCACGGCCGGCGGGCGCCGACACACCTCTGCTGCTGGTCACGCCGGGCGCTGCCTTCGACGCCGCCCGCGGGCTCCCCGGCGTCACCGTCTACCGCTCGACCGATGCGGCCATCGGTGCGCTGGGCCGGGCCATGCGGTACGCCGCGTGGCGGCGTGTGCCGGCCGACCAGCCGGAGGTCGAGCTCGGCACCCGAGGCGTGCACGCCCGCACCTGGGCGCGGTCGCGGCTGGCTGACCGGCGTGGGGAGCCGGAGTGGTTGGCGCCCTCTGCACAGAGCGAGCTGCTGGCGCCCTACGGCATCCACCTCGTCGGCCGTCTCGCCGGCGGGCCGGACGAGGCGGAGGCGGCCGCGGCGGAGATCGGCTACCCGGTGGCCGTGAAGGTGGCCGACCCGACGGTGCTGCACAAGTCCGACCGCGGCCTGGTGCGGATCGACCTGCGCACCGGCAGCGACGTCGCCGACGCCGTACGACGCTTCGCCGAGGAGCTCGGCCACGACCGGGTCGACGTGCTCGTCCAGCCGCTGGTGCTCGGCCACCTCGCGTCCGTCGGCCTGGTCCGCGACCCGCAGCTCGGCCCCCTCGTCCGGGTCGCCGGTGGAGCTGCGGGACCGGTCGGCAGCTGGGCGGACGAGGTGCTGCTCCTGCCGCCCGTCGGGGCCGCCGACGCAGCCCGGGCGGTACGGGCGCTGCGGCTGTGGCCCCAGCTGGTCGGCGACCACGGCCTCGAGGAGGTCGACCTCGCCCCGCTGGAGGCGCTCGTGGCGTCCGTGGGTCGGCTGGCCGCGGACGTGCCCCATGTCTCCGACCTCACCCTTGAGCCCGTGGTCGTCAACGCCCACGGTCTCTTCTGCGTCGACGTAAAGCTCCGCATCGCCGAGCCGCCCGATCTCGACACCGGCGTCCCGCGCCGCCTGCGCTCCTAG
- a CDS encoding HU family DNA-binding protein, with protein sequence MNKTELRDAIASHAELSNAQADKALEAVITSITTAVAGGDKVTVPGFGTFESRERSARTGRNPQTGETMEIAASKAPAFKPAAAFKNAVNG encoded by the coding sequence GTGAACAAGACTGAACTGCGCGACGCCATCGCCTCGCACGCCGAGCTGAGCAACGCCCAGGCCGACAAGGCCCTCGAGGCCGTCATCACCTCCATCACCACCGCGGTCGCCGGCGGCGACAAGGTCACCGTCCCGGGCTTCGGGACGTTCGAGTCCCGTGAGCGGTCCGCTCGCACGGGCCGCAACCCGCAGACCGGCGAGACCATGGAGATCGCCGCGAGCAAGGCTCCGGCGTTCAAGCCGGCTGCTGCGTTCAAGAACGCCGTCAACGGCTGA